The following proteins are encoded in a genomic region of Parabacteroides pacaensis:
- a CDS encoding 6-bladed beta-propeller: protein MKRTVVVFITFISLIVSCSDNKQEYPVLMKNFTVPQEMNPKLTSLFTEKYEITPLETTSESLVGRIDKIKKFQGHYYICCSGGQSILHFNEQGKFVSTLNRLGQGPEEYARIEDFDVYEVEGKTEVWISDNLNLKVYDAMDFSFKYKIPYPFVIHKFKRLNNSHILLMTGLSDYSLTLTDKNGKIISEYLKKEIPFLMFRPVQFVACNSEYIFQLGISNAFIAFNPETEAFRKGLFTNEPTFLSQNRLLELFGKLGTDFIREANEGTYISNFIALHNAVWIHTSHQRKNYLTKVQEGQIISTEFAFGSFISTFSEGESDDSILLYATPEQLLESKETVTDKFGNEIKCQMEDNPCIVEFF, encoded by the coding sequence ATGAAAAGAACTGTAGTTGTATTTATAACTTTTATAAGTTTAATAGTTTCTTGTTCCGACAATAAACAAGAATATCCCGTACTGATGAAAAACTTTACAGTACCACAAGAAATGAACCCTAAATTAACCTCTTTATTTACTGAGAAATATGAGATTACCCCCTTAGAAACAACTTCGGAATCTCTAGTAGGAAGAATCGACAAAATAAAAAAATTCCAAGGACACTATTACATTTGTTGTTCCGGAGGACAATCTATTTTACATTTTAATGAGCAAGGGAAATTTGTTTCCACCCTTAACAGGTTAGGTCAAGGCCCGGAAGAATATGCTCGAATTGAAGATTTCGATGTTTATGAAGTAGAAGGAAAAACGGAAGTTTGGATATCTGATAATTTAAACCTGAAAGTATATGACGCTATGGATTTTTCATTTAAATATAAAATTCCTTATCCTTTTGTTATCCATAAATTCAAAAGGCTCAACAACTCACATATTTTGTTGATGACCGGATTAAGTGATTACTCACTTACTCTTACGGATAAAAATGGAAAGATCATTTCGGAATATCTAAAAAAGGAAATTCCATTTTTAATGTTTCGTCCCGTCCAATTTGTAGCATGTAACTCAGAATATATTTTTCAACTTGGAATATCGAATGCTTTTATTGCCTTTAACCCGGAAACGGAAGCTTTTCGCAAAGGCCTATTTACGAATGAACCGACTTTTCTTTCTCAAAACCGGTTGCTTGAATTATTTGGCAAACTTGGAACAGATTTTATCCGGGAAGCTAATGAAGGTACGTATATCAGCAATTTTATAGCTTTACACAATGCAGTCTGGATCCATACGTCTCATCAAAGGAAAAATTATCTGACTAAAGTACAGGAAGGACAAATTATTTCTACCGAGTTTGCTTTTGGTTCTTTTATCTCTACTTTTTCAGAAGGAGAAAGTGATGACAGTATTCTTTTGTATGCAACTCCGGAACAACTTTTAGAAAGTAAAGAAACGGTTACAGATAAATTCGGAAATGAGATAAAGTGCCAGATGGAAGACAATCCTTGTATCGTGGAATTCTTCTAA